One Streptomyces formicae genomic window, CACAAAGGTGCCGGTCGCCGCCCCCGCTGGCGCCCGGTTCGGGTGCTTACGGGCGCTGTGTTCGCGCTGGCCGGGCTGATCTTCTTCACCAGTTTCAACACGGCCAAAGGCACCAACATCCGTACCGATGCCTCCCTGTTGAAACTCTCCGACCTCATCCAGGAGCGCAGCCACAAGAACGGCGAGCTCGACGAGTCCAACGGCTCCCTGCGCGACGACGTCGAATCGCTCGCGCAGCGCGACAACGGCGGCACCAAGGCCGACGACGCCCGGCTCAAGGCCCTGGAGGAGAACGCGGGGACCAAGAAGCTCGGCGGCGAGGCGGTCACCGTCACCCTCGCCGACGCCCCGCCGAACGCCACCGCCAAGCTGCCCGGCTACCCCGAGCCCCAGCCGAACGACCTGGTCATCCACCAGCAGGACCTCCAGGCCGTGGTCAACGCGCTCTGGCAGGGCGGTGCCGAGGGCATCAAGGTCATGGACCAGCGCCTGATCTCCACCAGCGCCGTGCGCTGCGTCGGCAACACCCTGATCCTCCAGGGCCGGGTCTACTCCCCGCCGTACAAGGTGACCGCCGTCGGCGACCCCGACAAGCTCAAGAACGCGCTCGCCGCGTCCCCCGAGATCCAGAACTACATGCTGTACGTCAACGCGTACGGCCTCGGCTGGAAAGTGGACGACGACGGGGCGGTGACTCTTCCGGGCTACTCGGGCACAGTGGATCTCCACTACGCGAAGCCCGTGGAGTAGCCGAGTAGCCGAGTAGCACCCGGAGTAGCACCCAGGGAGGGGCCGTCCTGTGTCGGTGCGTGTGCTCGTCAGGACGTTCAGCGAACTGTGCGTCACCGTCGGCACGTTGATCGTGCTCTTCGTGGTGTACGTCCTGTTCTGGACCGGCGTGAAGGCCGACAGTGCCATGGACAGCCAGATCGACGCGTTGCAGGACCAGTGGGCGCGGGGCGCGGTCTCCACCGGGCGGGGCGGCGCGGGCGAGGGCGACGACGGGGGCGGCAAGGGCGCCGACGACGCCGCGCCGCAGAAACCCGCCCCCTACAAGGACGGCAAGGCGTTCGCCGTCATGTACGTCCCGCGGTTCGGTTTCACGTGGAACAAGCCGGTGCTCCAGGGCACCGGCACCGACGTCCTCAAGAAGGGCCTCGGCCACTACGCCTCCACCGCCCAGCTGGGACAGAAGGGCAACTTCTCCGTGGCCGGGCACCGCCGTACCTACGGCGATCCGTTCAAGGACTTCCCGAAGCTGCGGCCGAACGACGCCGTCGTCCTGACGGACGGCGCCACCTGGTTCACCTACCGCATCGACAAGAAGCCCTACCGGACGCTCCCCAGCGACATCGGAGTCATTGATCCGGTCCCTCGCAAGTCGGGCTACGACGGCCCCGGCCGTTACCTCACGCTGACGACCTGTGAACCGGAGTGGGGCCACAGCCACCGGCTGATCGCCTGGGCACATCTCGATGCCACTCAGCCCGTGGAGGCCGGGAAACCGGAGGCACTGCGCCGTTAGTCTGGTGCCGTACGGCGAGCGAGGCCCGGTGCCGTACGCGACGGAAGGGACGGCATGTACGGCTGGATCTGGCGGCATCTGCCGGGAAACGCGTGGCTGAGGGCACTGATCTCACTGGTGCTCGTCTTCGCCGTGGTCTACGTGCTCTTCCAGTACGTCTTCCCGTGGGCGGAACCCCTGCTGCCGTTCAACGACGTCACCGTGGACGGCCAGTGAGCGCCCCCGGCGGCGCCCGCCGCAGCCGCGTGCTCGTCGTCGACAACTACGACAGCTTCGTCTTCAACCTCGTCCAGTACCTGTACCAGCTGGGTGCCGAGTGCGAGGTCCTGCGCAACGACGAGGTCGAGCTGAAGCACGCGCAGGACGGCTTCGACGGCGTCCTGCTCTCGCCGGGCCCCGGCACCCCGGAGCACGCGGGCGTCTGCGTCGAGATGGTGCGGCACTGCGCCGCCACCGGCGTGCCCGTCTTCGGGGTCTGCCTCGGCATGCAGTCGATGGCGGTGGCGTACGGCGGCGTGGTGGACCGCGCCCCCGAGCTGCTGCACGGCAAGACCTCGCTCGTGCGTCACGAGGGCAAGGGCGTCTTCGCCGGGCTGCCCTCGCCCTTCACCGCGACCCGCTACCACTCGCTCGCCGCCGAGCCCGCCACCGTGCCGGCCGAGCTCGAGGTGACCGCGCGCACGGAGGACGGCATCATCATGGGCCTGCGCCACCGTGAACTGGCCGTCGAGGGCGTGCAGTTCCACCCGGAGTCCGTGCTGACCGAGCACGGGCACCTGATGCTCGCCAACTGGCTGGTGGAGTGCGGCGACACCGGGGCCGTGGAGCGATCGAGCGGGCTCGCCCCGGTGGTGGGCAGGGCCACGGCGTGACGGCCCTGCGCCCCGAGCGCGACTCCTCCGGAGCCCCTGACGACGAGAACGTCGCGTACGAGAACGTCGCGTACGGGGACTCCGCTGGTGATGCGCACGGGAGCGCGCACGGGGACGCGAACGGCTACGCGCAGGAGGACGCCGGCGCGTTCGCCGCGGCCGTCGACGACTTGGCCGACCCCCTCACCGATCCGCTGCCGGGGCAGCACCCTTCGCCGTGGTTCCGCAGCGCGGCCGCGGAGCCGGTCCCGCCGGAGGCCCACGAACAGCCGCAGGAACAGCCGCAGGAACAGGAGTGGTACGACCCCGAGGGGTACGTCCGCGACTGGTACGGGCCGCAGGAGCCTCAGACGCAGCGCCAGATGGCCTCCCCGCAGCCTCCGGCGCCCGAACCGACGTACGAGGAGTTGTACGGCGCGTACGCCCCGGAGAGGCCCACCCAGGCGTACGAACCGATACCGGACGACGAGACGGTGGGGCTGCGGACGGCGGACCCCCGTCGAATAGCCGAACCGGAGCGCGAGACGGCGCACGAGCGCCCCGCGGAAGGCCGGGCCGCCCGTCGCAGAGCCGCCAAGAAGGGCGGCGGCGCACCACCGACCCCGCGCCGGACGTCAGAGGCGCCGCAGGCCCCGCTCTCCCGCCTGGAGGCCCGCCGTGCCGAGCGCGCCCGCAGGCCATCGCCGGGCGCCGTGCTCAGCCGGGGAATCGGTGAACTGTTCATCACCGTCGGCGTCCTGATGCTCCTCTTCGTCACCTATCAGCTGTGGTGGACCAACATCCGGGCCCACCAGCAGGCCAACAGCGCCGCCCACGACCTGCAGGACGACTGGGCCAAGGGCAAGGGCAAGCCGGGCTCCTTCGAACCAGGACAGGGCTTCGCCCTGCTGCACATCCCGAAGCTGGACGTCGTCGTCCCGATCGCCGAGGGCATCGACAAGCAGCAGGTCCTCGACCGAGGGATGGTCGGTCACTACAACGAGGGCAGCACCAAGACCCCGATGCCGGACGCCGAGAAGGGCAACTTCGCGGTCGCGGGGCATCGCAACACCCACGGCGAGCCGTTCCGCTACATCAACCGCCTGGAGCCGGGCGACCCCATCGTGGTGGAGACGCAGGACAAGTACTTCGTCTACAAGATGGCGAGCATCCTGCCGCAGACCAGCCCCGGCAACACCAGTGTCATCGGCCCCGTGCCGCCCGGTTCGGGCTTCACCAAACCCGGGCGGTACATCACACTGACCACCTGCACCCCGGAATTCACGAGTAAGTATCGAATGATCGTCTGGGGCAAGATGGTCGAGGAACGGCCGCGCGGCAAGGGAAAGCCGAGCGTGCTCGTCAACTAGAACGGTGAGAACGGGGCAGATCCAGTGGCAGCCACGACCGACCAGGACGAGAAGCGGGACGAGGCGCCCGCGCCCGCCCCGGCACCACGACGAGGGGGCCGCGGCCCCCTCGCCACCGCCGTCAGCGTCTTCGGTGAACTGCTCATCACCGCTGGCCTGGTGCTCGGTCTCTTCGTCGTCTACTCGCTCTGGTGGACGAACGTCATAGCGGATCGTGAGGCGCACCGGCAGGGCGACCGGGTGCGCGACCGCTGGGCGGGCGGCCCCGGGAGCATCGACACCAAGGACGGCATCGGCTTCCTGCACGTACCCGCGATGGGCGGCGGCGAGGTGCTGGTCAAGGCGGGCACCAGCAGCAAGGTCCTCAACGACGGCGTGGCCGGTTACTACAAGGACCCGATCAAGTCGGCCCTCCCCCAGGACAAGGAAGGCAACTTCACGCTGGCCGCGCACCGCGACGGGCACGGCGCGAAGTTCCACAAGATCGACAAGCTCAAGAAGGGCGACGCGATCGTCTACGAGTCCCGGGACAAGTGGTACGTCTACAAGGTCTACAAGACGCTGCCCGAGACCTCGAAGTTCAACGTGAAGGTCCTCGACCAGGTCCCCAAGGAGTCGGGCGTGAAGAAGCCCGGCCGCTACATCACGCTCACGACCTGCACGCCGGTCTACACCTCGCGCTACCGCTACATCGTGTGGGGCGAGCTGGAGCGGATCGAGAAGGTCGACAACAAGCGGACGCCGCCCGCCGAGCTGAAGTAGGCAGCCGTACGCACGAGAGAGCCCCGGTACCGCTCAGCGGTACCGGGGCTCTCTCGTGGACGGGGCGGTGGTTGATCAGTCGCGGTTGTGACGGCCCCAGCCGCCCATGCCCTCGACCAAGCCGCCGCCGATGCCGCCGTCGTCTCCGCCGTTCCCGCCGTTGCCGTTGCCGCCCGCGGTGGTCAGGTTGATCGCCGTGCCGGGGGCCGCCTTCTCACCGGCGCCGGGCTGGGACAGGACCACGAGGGCGTCGTCGTCCTGCGGGCCCTGGATGTTGCCGACCGTCAGGCCCGCATCCTCGATGGCCTTGCGGGCGTCCTTGAGCTTCTGCCCCGCGAGCGGCGGGACGGTCGACTCTTCGGCCTTCTTGGCCACCTGGACGGTGACGGTGGAGGAGGGATCGACCGCGGTGCCGGCGCCGGGCGTGGTCTTGATGACCTTGCCCTCCTCGACGTCCTCGCTGGCGACGTCCTCGCGGGAAGCCGCCAGGCCGTTGGCCTCGATCTGCTGCTTGGCCTCTTCCCAGGTCTTGCCGGTCACATCCGGAACGGTCGCCTGTTCCTTCTTCTTGGCGACGTCGAGGGTGACCGTGCTGCCCTTCTGCACCTCGGTGCTCGACGTCGGGTCCTGCTCCAGGACCTGGCCCGCGGTCTGGGTGGACTCGACGGGATTGCGCTTGACCTTGAGCTGGTACTTGTCGGACTCGAGCTTCTTGGTGGCCTCGTCGATGTCCAGGCCGATCACGTTCGGCACCGCGACCTTCGGCGCGCCCGTGGACACCGTGACCGTGATCGTCGAACCCTTGTCGACCTCGGTTTCGGCCGCCGGGTCCTGGTCGCAGATCTCGCCCTTCGGGTACTTCTCGCAGGGCTTGCTCTCGCCCTTCTCCAGCTTCAGACCGACGTTCTCCGCCGACTCCTTGGCGGCCTTGAACGTCTCGCCCACGAAGTTCGGCGCCTTGGTGGTGCTGTCACCGCCGTCGCCGCTGAACGCCCACTTCCCGATGAGGATCGCCCCCACCAGGACGAGGACGCCCGCGAGGACGAGCAGCCACGTGGACGTGTTGCTCTTCTTCTGGCGGCGGCCGTGGCCGCCCTCGTCGTAGCCGTAGCCCCCGTCGTCCGGGTTGACCGGCGGCATCATGGACGTCTGGCCGCCGCCGTTCTGCGGGCGCAGCATCGCGGTCTGCTGGTCGTCGGGGTGGCCGTAGCCGACCGCGCCCATGGCGGCGGTGGCCGCGACGGGCTGGCCGTCCAGGCACGCCTCGATGTCGGCGCGCATCTCGTCGGCCGACTGGTAGCGGTAGTCCGGGTCCTTCGTGAGCGCCTTGAGGACGATCGCGTCCATCTCGGGCGTGATCTCGTTGTCGAAGACGCTCGGGGCCTGCGGCTCTTCCCGTACGTGCTGGTAGGCGACGGCGACCGGGGAGTCGCCGACGAACGGCGGCCGGACGGTCAGGAGCTCGTAGAGGAGGCAACCGGTGGAGTAGAGGTCCGAGCGGGCGTCGACCTGCTCGCCCTTGGCCTGCTCCGGCGAGAGGTACTGCGCGGTGCCGATGACCGCGGCGGTCTGCGTCATCGTCATGCCGGAGTCGCCCATCGCGCGGGCGATGCCGAAGTCCATGACCTTGACCTGGCCGTTGCGCGTCAGCATGACGTTCGCGGGCTTGATGTCGCGGTGCACGATGCCGTTGCGGTGCGAGTACTCCAGGGCCTGGAGGATGCCGATCGTCATCTCCATGGCGCGCTCGGGCAGCAGCTTGCGGCCGGAGTGCAGGAGCTCGCGCAGCGTGGAGCCGTCGACGTACTCCATCACGATGTACGGGATGGAGACCCCGTCGACGTAGTCCTCGCCGGTGTCGTAGACCGCGACGATCGCCGGGTGGTTGAGCGAGGCGGCCGACTGGGCCTCACGGCGGAACCGGGCCTGGAAGGACGGGTCACGAGCGAGGTCCACCCGCAGCGTCTTCACCGCCACGGTGCGGCCGAGCCGGGTGTCGTGCGCGAGGTACACCTCGGCCATGCCACCACGGCCGAGCACCTGGCCCAGCTCGTACCGGCCGCCGAGGCGACGCGGCTCTTCCATAGCTAATCCAGCCCTCTCCGTCGGTCCCGACCGCACCTTTGTGTGGTCCGGCGGTGTGCTGTCCGGGCATACCGTACCCGGCTCGAGTTGCGTGACCCGGCCGCGACCGTCACCCGATATCGGACCGGTACCGCAACGTGCACCGATGTGGAGAGGCCGTGACGGGGGTCACTTCTTGCTGTCGATGACTGCCTTCATCACGTCCTTGGCGATGGGAGCGGCGAGGCCACCACCGGAGATGTCGCCCCGGTCGGCGTCGCTGTCCTCGACCACCACGGCGACGGCGACCGGCGAACCGGAGTCCGTCTTCGCGTACGAGATGAACCAGGCGTACGGGTTCTTGCTGTTCGCGACGCCGTGCTGGGCCGTACCCGTCTTGCCGCCGACGGTGACGCCGGGGATCTTGGCGTTGGTTCCGGTGCCCTTCTCGACGACCGTCTCCATCATCTGCTGGACCTTCTGGGCGTTCTCCTTCGAGAGCGGCTCGCTCATCTCCTTGGGCGAGTGCTTCTCGATGGTGTCCAGGTTGCGGGCCTGCAGCTCACTGACCATGTACGGCTCCATGAGCTTGCCGTCGTTGGCGATCGCGGCGGTGACCATGGCCATCTGCAGGGGCGTCGTGGCGGTCTCGAACTGACCGATGGAGGACAGCGCGGTCTGCGGCTTGTCCATGTCCTCGGGGAAGTTGGAGGCGTTGGAGCGGACCGGCGTGAACTGCTCGGAGTTGAAGCCGAACTTCTTCGCCGTCTCCAGCATCTTGTCCTTGCCGAGATCGGAGCCGATCTTGCCGAAGACGGTGTTGCAGGACACCCGCAGCGCCTCGCGCAGCGTGGCGTTCTTGCAGGGGATGGGGCCCTCGTTCTTCAGCTCGGTCTGGGTGTTCGGCATCGTCCAGGGCAGCGGGGAGTCCGTCTTGCTGTCGATGTCGGTGTACAGACCGTGCTCCAGAGCGGCCGCCGCCGTGACCACCTTGAAGGTGGAGCCGGGCGGGTAGGTCTCGCGCAGCGCGCGGTTGACCAGCGGCTTGTCCTTGTTCTTGTCGAGGTCCAGGAAGTGCTGCGCCTCGTCGTTGGTGTTGCCCGCGAAGCTTCCGGGGTCGTACGACGGAGTGGAGGCCAGCGCCAGGATCGCGCCGGTGGACGGGTCGATCGCGGCGACGGCGCCCTTGCCCTTGCTCTTCAGGCCGTTGTACGCGGCCTTCTGCGCGGCGGAGTTGAGGGTGGTGACGACGTTGCCGCCCTCCTTCTTCTCGCCGGTCAGCATGTCCAGCGTGCGGCGGAAGAAGAGCCGGTCGTCGTTGCCGGTGAGGATGCCGTCGTCGATGTACTCGAGCTGGTTGGCACCGATGCGCTGCGAGGAGTAGCCGGTGACGGGGGCCCACATGGGCCCGTCCTTCCAGGTGCGCTTGTACTTCAGGTCGCTGCCCGGGGTGGCCTTCGAGCCGGTGATGGGCTTGCCGTCGACGATGATGTCGCCGCGCGGCTGGGCGTAGCGCTCGATGGTGACGCGGCGGTTCTTCTCGTGCTTGGCCAGGGAGTCGGCCTGGACGTACTGGAGCCAGTTGTCCCGGGCGAGCAGGGCCAGCACGAGGAGCCCGCAGAAGATCGCGATCCGGCGCAGGGGCTTGTTCACGGGCGGACCACCTGGGTCATCTCAGCGTCGGGGTTCGGTGCGGGGGACGGGGCGGGCCTGCGTGCGGTGTCGCTGATCCGGATCAGGATGCCGATCAGGGCCCAGTTGGCGATGACGGAGGAACCGCCGTACGCCAGGAAGGGCATGGTCATACCCGTCAGCGGGATCAGGCCCATGACGCCGCCGGAGACGACGAAGACCTGGATGGCGAAGGCTCCGGAGAGGCCGATCGCGAGCAGCTTGCCGAACGGGTCGCGGGCGGCGAGCGCCGTGCGCACGCCGCGCTCCACGATCAGGCCGTAGATCAGCAGGATCGCCATGACGCCCGCCAGACCCATCTCCTCGCCGAAGGTGGCGAGGATGAAGTCGGAGTTGGCGGCGAAGCCGATGAGGTCGGAGTTGCCCTGGCCGAGGCCGGTGCCGAGGACGCCGCCGGAGCCGAAGGCCATCAGCGACTGGGCGATCTGGTCGGTCTGGGCGATGGTCTCCGGGGCGAACGGGTTCAGCCAGGCGTCCACGCGCTGCTGCACGTGCGGTTCGAAGGTGGCCACGCCGACCGCGCCGAACGCGGACATCAGCAGACCGAAGACGATCCAGCTGGTGCGCTCCGTGGCGACGTAGAGCATCACGACGAACATGCCGAAGAACAGCAGCGACGTACCGAGGTCGGTCTCGAAGACCAGGATCAGGATCGACATCGCCCAGACCACCACGATCGGGCCGAGGTCACGGCCGCGCGGCAGGTACAGGCCCATGAAGCGGCGGCTGGCGAGCGCGAGCGCGTCGCGCTTCACCATCAGATAGCCCGCGAAGAAGATCGCGATGACGATCTTCGCGAACTCACCGGGCTGGATGGAGAAACCACCGACCCGGATCCAGATCTTGGCGCCGAACACGTTCATGCCGAGACCCGGCACGAGCGGCAGGAGCAGCAGGATCAGGGCGCCGACCATCGAGATGTAGGTGTAGCGCTGCAGGACGCGGTGGTCCTTGAGCAGGAGCAGCACACCGACGAAGAGCGCGACGCCGATCGCGGAGTACAGCAGCTGGTCCGGCGCGGCCTCGACGAAGTTCTTGCGCTGCCGGAGCTTCTCCGACTGGTCGAGGCGCCAGATGATCACCAGACCGAGTCCGTTGAGCAGCGTCGCGAGCGGCAGCAGCAGCGGATCGGCGTACGCGGCGAACTTGCGTACGACGATGTGGCCGACGCCGGCCAGGAGACCGAGCCCCAGGCCGTAGCCGAGCATGCCCGTGGGGACCTTGCCGTCAAGGGCGAGGCCCACGTTCATGTAGGCGAACAGCGGGATGACGACCGCGAACGCGAGCAGCGCGAGCTCGGTGTTGCGCCGGCTCGGCGCCCCGATCGCGCCGATCGTCGACGTGTGTGTAGTACTGCTCATGGCGTGCAAGGGCCCCCAACGGCTGCTTACTGCTTACCGCACAGCGGGACCAGCTTCTGCTCATCGTCGGAGAGGCTGGGGCCGGGTGTGGGAGTCGGTGCGGTCTTGGACTTGTTCTTGTCGTTCTTGCCGGTTTCGGTCGGATTGCCCGTCGGCGCGTTCTCCTCGACGTTGCCGGGCGCGCCCTCGTCCTTGCCGGGCTTGTCCTTCTTCTGGCGCTCCGCCTCCCGGCGCTCCGCGTCCTTCTTGCACGCGGAAGCCTGCAGGCCCAGCTCCTCGACCTTGCCCTTGGCGTCGTCGAGGTTGTCCTCGGGGATGGTCCCCTCGACCTGCTTGCGCTGGTACGGCGGCAGGTACTTGAGTTCGATCTCGGGGTGGTCCTTCTCCACCTTCGACAGGCTGACCCAGGCCAGGTCCTGGTCGATGCCCCGGTAGAGAGCGATGTGCTTGTCCTTCGTGCCCACGTAGTACTGGGTCTGCGTCCAGCGGTAGCCGCCGTAGAGGCCGCCCGCGATGACCGCGAGTGCGAGGACCACGTAGAGGGATCTCTTGATCCACTTGCGGCCGCCGCGGGGCTTCACGAAGTCCTCGTCGTCGTACGCGCCGAAGCCGCCCTCTGGGGCGTACCCCGTGGTGTCACCGCTTCCGGGGGGACCGAAGCCGCCGCCTCCGGAGGGCTGCGGCGGCACCGGGCGGCCGAGCCCGGACGCGCGGCCTGCGGGCGTCTGCATGGCGCCGTCGTCCTGCGCCTGGAGCTGGTTCTCGGCGACCGCGCCGACCACCACGGGGGTGTCGGACAGCTGGCCCGCGAGGGTGTCGCCGCTGTCGATGTCCAGGACGTCGGCGACGATCACCGTGATGTTGTCGGGGCCGCCGCCGCGCAGCGCGAGCTGGATCAGCTCCTGCACGGTCTCCTGGGGGCCCTGGTAGCTGGCGAGGGTGTCTTCCATCGTCTGGTGGGAGACGACTCCGGACAGGCCGTCCGAGCAGATCAGATAGCGGTCACCGGCACGGACCTCACGGATGGAGAGGTCGGGCTCGACGTGGTCGCCGCTGCCCAGCGCGCGCATGAGGAGGGACCTCTGCGGGTGCGTGGTGGCCTCTTCCTCGGTGATGCGGCCCTCGTCAACCAGGCGCTGCACCCAGGTGTGGTCCTGCGTGATCTGCGTCAGGACGCCGTCCCGCAGGAGGTAGGCGCGCGAGTCGCCGACGTGCACGAGGCCGAGGCGCTGGCCCGTCCACAGGAGGGCGGTCAGGGTGGTGCCCATGCCCTCGAGCTGGGGGTCCTCCTCGACCATGATCCGCAGCTGGTCGTTGGCCCGCTGCACGGCGGTGCC contains:
- a CDS encoding peptidoglycan D,D-transpeptidase FtsI family protein → MNKPLRRIAIFCGLLVLALLARDNWLQYVQADSLAKHEKNRRVTIERYAQPRGDIIVDGKPITGSKATPGSDLKYKRTWKDGPMWAPVTGYSSQRIGANQLEYIDDGILTGNDDRLFFRRTLDMLTGEKKEGGNVVTTLNSAAQKAAYNGLKSKGKGAVAAIDPSTGAILALASTPSYDPGSFAGNTNDEAQHFLDLDKNKDKPLVNRALRETYPPGSTFKVVTAAAALEHGLYTDIDSKTDSPLPWTMPNTQTELKNEGPIPCKNATLREALRVSCNTVFGKIGSDLGKDKMLETAKKFGFNSEQFTPVRSNASNFPEDMDKPQTALSSIGQFETATTPLQMAMVTAAIANDGKLMEPYMVSELQARNLDTIEKHSPKEMSEPLSKENAQKVQQMMETVVEKGTGTNAKIPGVTVGGKTGTAQHGVANSKNPYAWFISYAKTDSGSPVAVAVVVEDSDADRGDISGGGLAAPIAKDVMKAVIDSKK
- the pknB gene encoding Stk1 family PASTA domain-containing Ser/Thr kinase, coding for MEEPRRLGGRYELGQVLGRGGMAEVYLAHDTRLGRTVAVKTLRVDLARDPSFQARFRREAQSAASLNHPAIVAVYDTGEDYVDGVSIPYIVMEYVDGSTLRELLHSGRKLLPERAMEMTIGILQALEYSHRNGIVHRDIKPANVMLTRNGQVKVMDFGIARAMGDSGMTMTQTAAVIGTAQYLSPEQAKGEQVDARSDLYSTGCLLYELLTVRPPFVGDSPVAVAYQHVREEPQAPSVFDNEITPEMDAIVLKALTKDPDYRYQSADEMRADIEACLDGQPVAATAAMGAVGYGHPDDQQTAMLRPQNGGGQTSMMPPVNPDDGGYGYDEGGHGRRQKKSNTSTWLLVLAGVLVLVGAILIGKWAFSGDGGDSTTKAPNFVGETFKAAKESAENVGLKLEKGESKPCEKYPKGEICDQDPAAETEVDKGSTITVTVSTGAPKVAVPNVIGLDIDEATKKLESDKYQLKVKRNPVESTQTAGQVLEQDPTSSTEVQKGSTVTLDVAKKKEQATVPDVTGKTWEEAKQQIEANGLAASREDVASEDVEEGKVIKTTPGAGTAVDPSSTVTVQVAKKAEESTVPPLAGQKLKDARKAIEDAGLTVGNIQGPQDDDALVVLSQPGAGEKAAPGTAINLTTAGGNGNGGNGGDDGGIGGGLVEGMGGWGRHNRD
- a CDS encoding Stp1/IreP family PP2C-type Ser/Thr phosphatase: MSLSLRFAAGSHKGMIREGNEDSGYAGPRLLAIADGMGGQAAGEVASSEVISTIVALDDDVPGSDILTSLGTAVQRANDQLRIMVEEDPQLEGMGTTLTALLWTGQRLGLVHVGDSRAYLLRDGVLTQITQDHTWVQRLVDEGRITEEEATTHPQRSLLMRALGSGDHVEPDLSIREVRAGDRYLICSDGLSGVVSHQTMEDTLASYQGPQETVQELIQLALRGGGPDNITVIVADVLDIDSGDTLAGQLSDTPVVVGAVAENQLQAQDDGAMQTPAGRASGLGRPVPPQPSGGGGFGPPGSGDTTGYAPEGGFGAYDDEDFVKPRGGRKWIKRSLYVVLALAVIAGGLYGGYRWTQTQYYVGTKDKHIALYRGIDQDLAWVSLSKVEKDHPEIELKYLPPYQRKQVEGTIPEDNLDDAKGKVEELGLQASACKKDAERREAERQKKDKPGKDEGAPGNVEENAPTGNPTETGKNDKNKSKTAPTPTPGPSLSDDEQKLVPLCGKQ
- a CDS encoding DUF881 domain-containing protein, with the protein product MSNSADSHKGAGRRPRWRPVRVLTGAVFALAGLIFFTSFNTAKGTNIRTDASLLKLSDLIQERSHKNGELDESNGSLRDDVESLAQRDNGGTKADDARLKALEENAGTKKLGGEAVTVTLADAPPNATAKLPGYPEPQPNDLVIHQQDLQAVVNALWQGGAEGIKVMDQRLISTSAVRCVGNTLILQGRVYSPPYKVTAVGDPDKLKNALAASPEIQNYMLYVNAYGLGWKVDDDGAVTLPGYSGTVDLHYAKPVE
- a CDS encoding FtsW/RodA/SpoVE family cell cycle protein, with the translated sequence MSSTTHTSTIGAIGAPSRRNTELALLAFAVVIPLFAYMNVGLALDGKVPTGMLGYGLGLGLLAGVGHIVVRKFAAYADPLLLPLATLLNGLGLVIIWRLDQSEKLRQRKNFVEAAPDQLLYSAIGVALFVGVLLLLKDHRVLQRYTYISMVGALILLLLPLVPGLGMNVFGAKIWIRVGGFSIQPGEFAKIVIAIFFAGYLMVKRDALALASRRFMGLYLPRGRDLGPIVVVWAMSILILVFETDLGTSLLFFGMFVVMLYVATERTSWIVFGLLMSAFGAVGVATFEPHVQQRVDAWLNPFAPETIAQTDQIAQSLMAFGSGGVLGTGLGQGNSDLIGFAANSDFILATFGEEMGLAGVMAILLIYGLIVERGVRTALAARDPFGKLLAIGLSGAFAIQVFVVSGGVMGLIPLTGMTMPFLAYGGSSVIANWALIGILIRISDTARRPAPSPAPNPDAEMTQVVRP
- a CDS encoding aminodeoxychorismate/anthranilate synthase component II; the encoded protein is MSAPGGARRSRVLVVDNYDSFVFNLVQYLYQLGAECEVLRNDEVELKHAQDGFDGVLLSPGPGTPEHAGVCVEMVRHCAATGVPVFGVCLGMQSMAVAYGGVVDRAPELLHGKTSLVRHEGKGVFAGLPSPFTATRYHSLAAEPATVPAELEVTARTEDGIIMGLRHRELAVEGVQFHPESVLTEHGHLMLANWLVECGDTGAVERSSGLAPVVGRATA
- a CDS encoding class E sortase; translated protein: MTALRPERDSSGAPDDENVAYENVAYGDSAGDAHGSAHGDANGYAQEDAGAFAAAVDDLADPLTDPLPGQHPSPWFRSAAAEPVPPEAHEQPQEQPQEQEWYDPEGYVRDWYGPQEPQTQRQMASPQPPAPEPTYEELYGAYAPERPTQAYEPIPDDETVGLRTADPRRIAEPERETAHERPAEGRAARRRAAKKGGGAPPTPRRTSEAPQAPLSRLEARRAERARRPSPGAVLSRGIGELFITVGVLMLLFVTYQLWWTNIRAHQQANSAAHDLQDDWAKGKGKPGSFEPGQGFALLHIPKLDVVVPIAEGIDKQQVLDRGMVGHYNEGSTKTPMPDAEKGNFAVAGHRNTHGEPFRYINRLEPGDPIVVETQDKYFVYKMASILPQTSPGNTSVIGPVPPGSGFTKPGRYITLTTCTPEFTSKYRMIVWGKMVEERPRGKGKPSVLVN
- a CDS encoding class E sortase, yielding MAATTDQDEKRDEAPAPAPAPRRGGRGPLATAVSVFGELLITAGLVLGLFVVYSLWWTNVIADREAHRQGDRVRDRWAGGPGSIDTKDGIGFLHVPAMGGGEVLVKAGTSSKVLNDGVAGYYKDPIKSALPQDKEGNFTLAAHRDGHGAKFHKIDKLKKGDAIVYESRDKWYVYKVYKTLPETSKFNVKVLDQVPKESGVKKPGRYITLTTCTPVYTSRYRYIVWGELERIEKVDNKRTPPAELK
- a CDS encoding class E sortase, producing the protein MRVLVRTFSELCVTVGTLIVLFVVYVLFWTGVKADSAMDSQIDALQDQWARGAVSTGRGGAGEGDDGGGKGADDAAPQKPAPYKDGKAFAVMYVPRFGFTWNKPVLQGTGTDVLKKGLGHYASTAQLGQKGNFSVAGHRRTYGDPFKDFPKLRPNDAVVLTDGATWFTYRIDKKPYRTLPSDIGVIDPVPRKSGYDGPGRYLTLTTCEPEWGHSHRLIAWAHLDATQPVEAGKPEALRR